One genomic segment of Pelagerythrobacter marensis includes these proteins:
- a CDS encoding acyl carrier protein, with the protein MSSLAPSRSDIDTKLRAILCDVLGLDAEKVESFDNDTGLFGHLPELDSMAVAGLLTEIEDRLGIIIEDDEVDGEMLETYGGLLAFAEAKVVES; encoded by the coding sequence ATGAGCAGTCTCGCGCCCAGTCGCAGTGACATCGATACCAAGCTGCGCGCAATCCTGTGCGACGTGCTCGGGCTCGACGCTGAGAAAGTCGAGAGTTTCGACAACGACACCGGCCTTTTCGGTCATTTGCCCGAACTCGATTCGATGGCAGTCGCCGGGCTTCTGACCGAAATCGAAGATCGCCTCGGCATCATCATCGAAGACGATGAAGTCGATGGGGAAATGCTGGAGACCTACGGCGGGCTGCTCGCCTTTGCCGAGGCGAAAGTCGTAGAGAGCTGA
- a CDS encoding hydrolase 1, exosortase A system-associated, producing the protein MNRLPLTFACEDQTLAGTIDTAPASVGLLIVSGGNEIRAGAFSGQARLAERVARAGFPVFRFDRRGVGDSEGKNRGFRASAKDIAAAIDAFRAMAPQMKRVVAFGNCDAASALMLASGAGCEALVLSNPWTIEDDQDDLPPSAAVRSRYIEKLKNPAELARLVTGGVDLRKLARGLARAALPRSQPSSLAQDMAAGLEKFEGQVRILLAETDRTAQAFVEQWDSADSRIAYCEKASHAFVEPHARDWLFEQLLMALRGSSRP; encoded by the coding sequence ATGAACCGCCTCCCCCTCACTTTCGCCTGCGAAGATCAGACGCTCGCCGGGACGATCGACACGGCGCCGGCGTCGGTCGGGCTGCTGATCGTCAGCGGCGGCAACGAGATTCGCGCCGGGGCCTTTTCCGGGCAGGCCCGGCTGGCCGAAAGGGTGGCCAGGGCCGGTTTCCCGGTGTTCCGGTTCGACCGGCGGGGCGTCGGTGACAGCGAAGGCAAGAATCGCGGTTTCCGCGCGAGCGCCAAGGATATTGCCGCAGCGATCGACGCCTTCCGGGCGATGGCCCCCCAGATGAAGCGTGTCGTCGCCTTCGGAAACTGCGATGCCGCCAGCGCGCTGATGCTGGCGAGCGGCGCGGGCTGCGAGGCGCTTGTCCTGTCCAATCCGTGGACGATCGAGGACGATCAGGACGACCTGCCCCCGTCCGCTGCGGTACGTTCGCGCTATATCGAAAAGTTGAAGAACCCCGCGGAACTGGCGCGGCTTGTGACCGGCGGGGTCGATTTGCGCAAGCTGGCGCGCGGGCTGGCCCGGGCCGCCCTGCCCCGGTCGCAGCCCAGCTCTCTGGCCCAGGACATGGCGGCCGGCCTGGAAAAATTCGAAGGGCAGGTGCGCATCCTGCTGGCCGAAACCGACCGGACTGCGCAGGCTTTCGTCGAACAGTGGGATTCCGCCGATTCGCGGATCGCCTATTGCGAGAAGGCCAGCCACGCCTTTGTCGAGCCCCATGCGCGCGACTGGCTGTTCGAACAGTTGCTGATGGCGCTGCGGGGCAGCAGTCGCCCCTAG
- a CDS encoding class I SAM-dependent RNA methyltransferase yields the protein MTETNEILRIAAKGDGVTVDGRHVPFAAPGDVLQADGTIAPGPHRAQPPCRHFGACGGCQLQHCDTQAIARYLGERIAFAAQGQGVAIGTLLPPHLSPPRSRRRCTLHAASAGGKLQLGFREAGSHRIVHMRECHILRPELFALIAPLRALFAARKERISAKVDLTLADQGADCAIAGLKVEGLAATEAMLAFAQDNGLARLTIDHGYGPETVWEPEPVTVSPAGVPVAFPSGGFLQATVDGESALTRIAGEWLAGARFVADLFAGLGTFAFALSGNAKVLAVEAARDAHLACKAAAARTGGAVHAMHRDLFRNPLQPDELNRFDAVLLDPPRAGAREQIGRLAESTVPRIVYVSCNPASWARDAARLVEAGYRLEAARPVGQFVWSTHVELASLFVRQPG from the coding sequence GTGACCGAGACAAACGAAATCCTGCGTATCGCGGCCAAGGGCGACGGTGTGACCGTCGATGGCCGCCATGTGCCTTTCGCCGCGCCGGGCGACGTGCTGCAAGCCGACGGTACGATTGCGCCGGGGCCCCACCGCGCCCAGCCGCCATGCCGCCATTTCGGCGCGTGCGGGGGATGCCAGCTCCAGCATTGCGACACGCAGGCGATTGCGCGCTATCTGGGCGAACGGATCGCATTTGCGGCGCAGGGCCAGGGTGTCGCCATCGGCACGCTCCTCCCGCCCCATCTCTCCCCCCCGCGCAGTCGCCGCCGTTGCACGCTTCATGCGGCCAGCGCGGGCGGCAAGCTGCAGCTCGGCTTTCGCGAGGCAGGGTCGCACCGGATCGTGCACATGCGCGAGTGCCACATTCTGCGCCCCGAACTGTTCGCGCTGATCGCGCCGCTGCGGGCCCTGTTCGCTGCCCGTAAAGAGCGCATTTCCGCGAAAGTCGATCTGACGCTGGCCGATCAGGGGGCAGACTGCGCAATCGCCGGTTTGAAGGTGGAGGGGCTGGCCGCGACCGAGGCGATGCTGGCTTTCGCACAGGACAACGGCCTCGCCCGCCTGACGATCGATCACGGATATGGGCCGGAAACCGTGTGGGAGCCGGAACCGGTCACGGTGTCGCCCGCCGGTGTCCCGGTCGCATTTCCCAGCGGTGGGTTCCTGCAGGCGACGGTCGATGGCGAGAGCGCGCTGACCCGGATCGCCGGCGAATGGCTGGCCGGCGCGCGGTTCGTTGCGGATCTGTTCGCTGGTCTGGGAACGTTCGCGTTCGCCCTGTCCGGCAATGCAAAAGTGCTGGCGGTGGAGGCTGCGCGCGATGCCCATCTGGCGTGCAAGGCGGCCGCTGCCCGCACTGGCGGGGCGGTCCATGCCATGCACCGCGACCTCTTCCGCAACCCCCTCCAGCCCGACGAACTGAACCGCTTCGATGCCGTCCTGCTCGACCCGCCCCGCGCCGGTGCGCGCGAGCAGATCGGGCGGCTGGCGGAAAGCACGGTGCCGCGCATCGTCTATGTCAGTTGCAATCCGGCAAGCTGGGCCCGCGACGCGGCGCGCCTGGTGGAGGCCGGCTATCGGCTGGAGGCGGCCAGACCGGTCGGCCAGTTCGTCTGGTCGACTCACGTCGAACTCGCCAGCCTGTTCGTTCGGCAACCCGGTTAG
- a CDS encoding bifunctional ADP-dependent NAD(P)H-hydrate dehydratase/NAD(P)H-hydrate epimerase: protein MSPNDPVLTVAQMQAAEQALVDAGTDVDTLMQRAGCGAAEWVWRLAAGRPVTVLCGPGNNGGDGYVIAQVLHRRGIDVAVVAPALPRTDAARNACDSYRGPVVQTADGRHGAVLVDCLFGSGLTRPLSGDLAGLLHDLAARHHHLVAVDLPSGIESDSGVPLNRDLPACDLTLALGAWKFAHWTMPASGRMGARRLVDIGVAVPQAPARLSQRPQLEPPSADAHKYRRGLLGVVGGAMPGAALLSANAAIHAGAGYVKLLSDQSHPAAPAALVVDRGPLAEALDDPRMGAVLVGPGLGRDGEAPARLERALERDCPLVLDADALHLLTPRRFERETLLTPHEGELERLCRAFDVAGEGKRAKAKELARKSGAVVLAKGPDTLLCTPDGGVILFPPGPSWLSAAGTGDILAGIAASRMATGCSAALAAEQAVWLHNEAARIAGVAFSADDLAQAVKAAYARFL from the coding sequence ATGTCGCCGAATGATCCCGTTCTGACAGTCGCCCAGATGCAGGCGGCGGAACAGGCGCTGGTCGATGCCGGAACCGATGTCGATACATTGATGCAGCGGGCCGGATGCGGCGCGGCGGAATGGGTCTGGCGGCTCGCCGCCGGGCGGCCCGTAACCGTGCTGTGCGGCCCGGGGAACAATGGCGGGGACGGTTACGTCATCGCGCAGGTTCTGCATCGGCGCGGGATCGATGTCGCGGTCGTCGCGCCAGCCCTGCCGCGAACCGATGCGGCCCGGAATGCCTGCGACAGCTATCGCGGGCCAGTCGTCCAGACCGCAGACGGTCGCCACGGCGCGGTGCTGGTCGATTGCCTGTTCGGCAGCGGACTGACGCGGCCCCTGTCGGGCGATCTGGCCGGATTGCTGCATGACCTCGCCGCCCGCCATCATCATCTGGTCGCGGTCGATCTGCCGAGCGGGATTGAAAGCGATTCGGGCGTGCCGCTCAATCGCGATCTGCCGGCCTGCGACCTGACGCTGGCGTTGGGGGCGTGGAAGTTCGCGCACTGGACCATGCCCGCTTCCGGCCGAATGGGGGCGCGGCGGCTGGTCGATATCGGGGTGGCGGTGCCGCAGGCTCCGGCCCGGCTGTCGCAGCGTCCGCAGCTCGAACCTCCTTCAGCCGATGCGCACAAGTATCGCCGCGGTTTGCTGGGGGTGGTCGGCGGGGCCATGCCCGGTGCCGCGCTGCTTTCCGCCAATGCCGCGATCCATGCGGGCGCCGGCTATGTGAAGCTGCTTTCCGACCAGTCGCATCCCGCCGCCCCCGCCGCGCTGGTTGTCGATCGGGGCCCTCTGGCCGAGGCACTGGACGACCCGCGCATGGGCGCCGTTCTCGTGGGCCCGGGGCTGGGGCGGGATGGCGAGGCACCGGCGCGGCTGGAACGGGCTCTCGAACGCGATTGCCCGCTGGTCCTCGACGCCGATGCCCTGCATCTGCTCACGCCGCGCCGGTTCGAGCGCGAGACACTGCTGACGCCGCACGAAGGGGAGCTGGAGAGGCTGTGCCGCGCCTTCGACGTGGCGGGCGAGGGCAAGCGTGCGAAAGCGAAAGAGCTGGCGCGAAAGAGCGGGGCGGTGGTCCTGGCCAAGGGGCCGGACACGCTGCTCTGCACACCCGATGGCGGGGTGATCCTGTTTCCGCCCGGGCCGAGCTGGCTTTCCGCTGCCGGAACCGGCGATATCCTGGCAGGAATCGCGGCGAGCCGCATGGCGACAGGCTGCAGTGCGGCCCTTGCGGCAGAACAGGCCGTCTGGCTGCACAACGAAGCGGCGCGGATCGCGGGCGTGGCATTCAGCGCCGACGATCTGGCGCAAGCCGTGAAAGCCGCCTACGCGCGCTTCCTGTGA
- the ilvD gene encoding dihydroxy-acid dehydratase has protein sequence MPAYRSRTSTHGRNMAGARGLWRATGMKDDDFGKPIIAVVNSFTQFVPGHVHLKDLGQMVAREIEAAGGVAKEFNTIAVDDGIAMGHDGMLYSLPSRDLIADSVEYMVNAHCADAMVCISNCDKITPGMLMAAMRINIPVVFVSGGPMEAGKVVVKGKEVALDLVDAMVAAADERMTDEEVLDIERSACPTCGSCSGMFTANSMNCLTEALGLSLPGNGSTLATHADRKALFLRAGRLVVELCRRWYEEDDASVLPRTIADRSAFENAMSLDIAMGGSTNTVLHLLAAAHEAELDFTMADIDRLSRHIPCLAKVAPAKDDVHMEDVHRAGGIMAILGELDRAGLLNTAVPTVHSPTLADALDAWDIARTNSPAVQKFFRAAPGGVPTQTAFSQDRRWAELDLDRREGVIRSAEHAFSQDGGLAVLYGNLAEDGCIVKTAGVDESILKFSGPAKVYESQDAAVTAILTDQVREGDVVVIRYEGPRGGPGMQEMLYPTSYLKSKGLGKACALVTDGRFSGGTSGLSIGHASPEAAEGGTIGLVREGDTIVIDIPARSIHLDVSESELASRRAEMEAKGDGAWKPVEKRKRRVSTALEAYAAMTTSAARGAVRDVSQLVRK, from the coding sequence ATGCCTGCCTATCGTTCCCGCACTTCGACCCACGGCCGCAACATGGCCGGCGCGCGAGGGCTATGGCGCGCCACGGGCATGAAGGACGACGATTTCGGCAAGCCGATCATCGCCGTGGTCAATTCCTTCACCCAGTTCGTGCCCGGTCACGTCCACCTGAAGGACCTGGGCCAGATGGTCGCCCGAGAGATCGAGGCCGCCGGCGGGGTGGCGAAGGAATTCAACACCATCGCCGTGGATGACGGGATCGCGATGGGGCACGATGGAATGCTCTATTCGCTGCCCAGCCGCGATCTCATCGCCGACAGCGTCGAATATATGGTCAACGCCCACTGCGCTGATGCGATGGTGTGCATTTCCAATTGCGACAAGATCACGCCCGGCATGTTGATGGCGGCGATGCGGATCAATATTCCGGTCGTGTTCGTCTCCGGCGGGCCGATGGAAGCGGGCAAGGTCGTGGTGAAGGGCAAGGAAGTCGCCCTCGATCTCGTCGACGCGATGGTTGCCGCCGCGGACGAGCGCATGACTGACGAGGAAGTCCTCGATATCGAACGATCCGCCTGCCCGACCTGCGGATCGTGCAGCGGGATGTTCACGGCCAATTCGATGAACTGTCTGACCGAGGCGCTCGGCCTGTCCCTGCCCGGAAACGGATCGACTCTCGCCACGCATGCCGACCGCAAGGCGCTGTTCCTGCGTGCCGGACGGCTCGTCGTCGAACTTTGCCGTCGGTGGTACGAGGAAGACGACGCCAGCGTCCTCCCGCGCACGATTGCCGACCGTTCGGCCTTCGAAAACGCGATGAGCCTGGATATCGCGATGGGCGGATCGACCAATACCGTGCTGCACCTGCTCGCCGCCGCGCACGAGGCGGAACTGGATTTCACGATGGCCGATATCGACCGGCTCAGCCGCCATATCCCGTGCCTTGCGAAAGTCGCGCCGGCGAAGGACGATGTTCATATGGAGGATGTCCACCGGGCCGGCGGGATCATGGCCATCCTGGGCGAACTGGACCGTGCCGGGCTGCTCAACACTGCCGTGCCGACGGTCCACAGCCCCACGCTGGCCGATGCGCTCGATGCCTGGGACATTGCCCGCACCAACAGCCCGGCGGTGCAGAAATTCTTCCGCGCCGCCCCCGGCGGCGTGCCGACGCAGACGGCGTTCAGCCAGGATCGGCGGTGGGCCGAACTCGACCTTGATCGCCGCGAAGGCGTGATCCGTTCGGCCGAACATGCCTTCAGCCAGGACGGCGGCCTTGCGGTGCTTTATGGCAACCTCGCCGAAGACGGGTGCATCGTGAAGACCGCGGGGGTGGATGAAAGCATTCTGAAGTTCTCCGGCCCGGCGAAAGTCTATGAAAGCCAGGACGCTGCCGTGACCGCGATCCTGACCGATCAGGTGCGCGAAGGCGATGTGGTCGTGATCCGGTACGAAGGGCCGCGTGGCGGGCCGGGGATGCAGGAAATGCTCTATCCGACCAGCTATCTGAAATCGAAAGGGCTGGGCAAGGCCTGCGCGCTGGTGACCGACGGGCGTTTTTCCGGCGGCACATCGGGCCTTTCCATCGGCCACGCCTCGCCCGAGGCGGCAGAAGGCGGGACGATCGGCCTGGTGCGCGAAGGCGACACGATCGTGATCGACATTCCCGCTCGTTCCATCCATCTCGACGTTTCCGAATCCGAACTGGCCAGCCGGCGGGCGGAGATGGAGGCAAAGGGAGATGGGGCATGGAAGCCCGTGGAAAAGCGCAAGCGGCGCGTTTCGACTGCGCTGGAAGCTTATGCCGCGATGACCACCAGCGCCGCGCGTGGTGCGGTGCGCGACGTTTCGCAGCTCGTCCGCAAGTGA